The nucleotide window AGCCTTTAATAGAAGAATAGGTCCGGGACCAGCGGCGAGGTGAAATTGTGTCTGATGTTATTGAGTTTAATGTTTTAGAGCATGAGCTAGTACCTGAGCACCATTTGCTCGCAGAGGAGGAGGCCGAGAAGGTCTTGAAAGAGTTGAGGATTACACGAGATCAACTTCCAAAAATCAGGAAGAGCGATGCGTGCGTAAGGGTTCTCGAAAAGGTTCATGGCCCGATCGAAGAGGGCAGGATCAT belongs to Methanomassiliicoccales archaeon and includes:
- a CDS encoding DNA-directed RNA polymerase subunit H; the protein is MSDVIEFNVLEHELVPEHHLLAEEEAEKVLKELRITRDQLPKIRKSDACVRVLEKVHGPIEEGRIIKIVRKSPTAENFVAYRMVIRG